The nucleotide sequence GAAGAACAGGTTGAAGCCGAGCACGGCCGGGGTCGTGTCGGCGTCGACGTCGAGCCGGTCGGTGTCGACCGCGTGGACCACGACGAAGTAGCGGTGCGGGCCGTGCCCGGCCGGGGGAGCGGCGCCCACGTAGCCGGCGAACCCGCCGTCGTTGCGCAGCTGCACCGCGCCCTCGGGGACCTGCGGGGCGTCCTTGTCGCCGGCGCCCGAGGGCAGCTCGGTCACCGACGCGGGGACGTTGGTCACCGCCCAGTGCCAGAAGCCGCTGGCCGTGGGCGCGTCCGGGTCGAAGACGGTCACGGCGAAGCTGCGGGTCCCCTCGGGGAAGCCCGACCAGGACAGCTGCGGAGAACGGTCCTCG is from Blastococcus sp. HT6-4 and encodes:
- a CDS encoding YbhB/YbcL family Raf kinase inhibitor-like protein yields the protein MADRPIPPNPYDFLPQVPGFSVTSSDVSDGQVLPMPHVSGVMGAGGEDRSPQLSWSGFPEGTRSFAVTVFDPDAPTASGFWHWAVTNVPASVTELPSGAGDKDAPQVPEGAVQLRNDGGFAGYVGAAPPAGHGPHRYFVVVHAVDTDRLDVDADTTPAVLGFNLFFHTLARATMVVTYEQQ